The proteins below are encoded in one region of Myxococcales bacterium:
- a CDS encoding DNA repair protein, producing the protein MFPSNTSRRSRAPAFTSAGPTELGDVELLTLLVGRERSGASRAPAARLLDSAGGLAGIAVLGPRDIAAFAGVHETRALRLSAAIELGRRVHIALGELCREPMSSYQEVESWARPRLSALEHEEVWLLCLDGRNALRSSRRVAQGGAHGCALTPKDILTPALKDAASAIVLVHNHPSGDPTPSPEDVHMTRAVAEACNVVGVPLLDHIVVARGGSRSVFEAADAA; encoded by the coding sequence ATGTTCCCGTCCAACACGTCGCGAAGATCACGAGCGCCAGCCTTCACATCCGCCGGTCCCACCGAGCTCGGGGATGTCGAGCTGCTCACCTTGCTCGTCGGCCGCGAGCGCTCCGGCGCGTCGCGTGCACCCGCGGCGCGACTGCTCGACAGCGCCGGCGGACTCGCGGGCATCGCGGTCTTGGGACCGAGGGACATCGCCGCGTTCGCCGGTGTACACGAGACCCGAGCCTTGCGACTGAGCGCCGCAATCGAGCTGGGCCGCCGCGTTCACATCGCGCTCGGCGAGCTCTGCCGCGAGCCGATGAGCAGCTACCAGGAGGTCGAGAGCTGGGCAAGGCCACGGCTCTCCGCCCTGGAGCACGAGGAGGTGTGGCTACTGTGCCTGGACGGCCGGAACGCACTCCGGTCGAGCCGACGCGTTGCCCAGGGCGGGGCTCACGGCTGCGCGCTCACGCCAAAGGACATCCTCACGCCCGCGCTCAAGGACGCGGCGAGCGCCATCGTGTTGGTCCACAACCACCCCAGCGGTGATCCGACGCCGAGCCCCGAAGATGTGCACATGACCCGCGCGGTCGCGGAGGCGTGCAACGTGGTGGGTGTCCCGCTGCTCGACCACATCGTCGTCGCACGCGGCGGGTCTCGCAGCGTTTTCGAAGCCGCAGACGCGGCCTGA
- a CDS encoding cyclic nucleotide-binding domain-containing protein: MTESGVSQFAALTDVGRQRDHNEDNFLVDKKLALYVVCDGMGGHAAGEVASAVAVRTVHEEVKREVELLTDYAEGKTGAERVSKRDVINMLEFAVNRASNKVHSEALKDPTKRGMGTTLVSILTAGNQAFVTYVGDSRCYLLRNGSIQQVTEDHNVYNELIKKKKLPKEKAEKLLSQKNAVTRAVGVYEHCEPDTLVIDVVAGDRFLLCTDGLSMYFEGDEMAALGTLLSNRDAEASVKSLIDAANERGGGDNITAIIVTIGDVGVRDDVRAQRLQLKRDILARMPLFRMLSERELLRVQEVTDVVAFKNGERVIKEGDRGEELFIVLNGQVKVLRGGTQLATLKQGEHVGEMALIRAQPRSATVVSDGDSEMMLIRRVDFFDILRKEHQLAVKLLWQFLGVLADRLADTSRELDHAREELAEDITSEIFDDDEDENRKTLVIPPPPRSIRSPGGSS; the protein is encoded by the coding sequence GTGACCGAAAGCGGCGTCTCTCAGTTCGCCGCGTTGACCGACGTCGGACGTCAGCGCGACCACAACGAGGACAATTTCCTCGTGGACAAGAAGCTGGCCCTGTACGTCGTCTGCGACGGCATGGGCGGGCACGCCGCCGGCGAGGTGGCGAGCGCCGTCGCGGTCCGGACCGTGCACGAAGAAGTGAAACGCGAGGTCGAGCTGCTCACCGACTACGCGGAGGGCAAGACCGGGGCCGAGCGTGTCAGCAAGCGCGACGTGATCAACATGCTCGAGTTCGCGGTGAACCGCGCCTCGAACAAGGTCCACTCGGAAGCGCTGAAGGACCCGACCAAACGCGGCATGGGCACCACGCTCGTCTCGATCTTGACGGCGGGCAACCAGGCGTTCGTCACCTACGTCGGCGACAGTCGCTGTTACCTGCTGCGCAACGGCTCAATCCAGCAGGTCACCGAAGACCACAACGTCTACAACGAGCTGATCAAGAAGAAGAAGCTGCCCAAAGAGAAGGCCGAGAAGCTGCTGTCGCAGAAGAACGCGGTCACTCGAGCGGTGGGGGTCTACGAGCACTGTGAGCCAGACACCCTGGTGATCGACGTGGTCGCGGGGGATCGGTTCCTGCTCTGCACCGACGGCCTCAGCATGTACTTCGAGGGCGACGAGATGGCCGCGCTGGGCACCCTGCTCAGCAATCGCGACGCCGAAGCCTCGGTCAAGTCGCTGATCGATGCCGCCAACGAGCGCGGCGGCGGCGACAACATCACGGCGATCATCGTCACCATCGGTGACGTCGGCGTGAGGGACGACGTCCGCGCCCAGCGATTGCAGCTCAAGCGGGACATCCTGGCGCGAATGCCGCTGTTCCGCATGCTGAGCGAGCGCGAGCTGCTGCGGGTCCAAGAGGTCACCGACGTGGTGGCGTTCAAGAACGGCGAGCGGGTGATCAAGGAGGGGGACCGCGGGGAAGAGCTCTTCATCGTGCTCAACGGCCAGGTCAAGGTGCTGCGCGGAGGAACACAGCTCGCCACGCTCAAACAGGGCGAACACGTGGGCGAGATGGCGCTGATCCGCGCCCAGCCTCGATCGGCAACCGTCGTGAGTGATGGGGACAGCGAGATGATGTTGATCCGCCGGGTCGATTTCTTCGATATCCTGCGGAAAGAACACCAGTTGGCGGTCAAGCTCCTGTGGCAGTTCCTGGGAGTGCTCGCCGATCGTCTGGCGGACACGAGCCGCGAGCTGGACCACGCCCGAGAGGAGCTCGCCGAGGACATCACCTCGGAGATCTTCGACGACGACGAGGACGAAAACCGGAAGACGCTCGTCATTCCACCGCCCCCGCGCTCGATTCGCAGCCCGGGCGGCTCGTCGTGA
- a CDS encoding RluA family pseudouridine synthase, protein MRTLTFTVSASEAGQRLDKLVVARSELGRRRVAELFAAGQVVVGGRRTPKGEPAREGDEITITFDSDDRPSPEPDARLAVRLERPELVIVAKPAGQPSAPLRGESGTLAGAVLGHYPETADIGHSPREPGLLHRLDTQTSGLVVVARSADAFDRLHNALRSGKMTKRYLAIVSSEGLQEQGIIDAPIAPDRKNPKRVLVADALAHKTGKNRARPALTQWKVVRTEGPCALLEVTVSRALRHQIRAHLASIGRPIAGDATYGGPPAAVLGERHALHASYIAWAGDDTIAGFTLEEPLPEDMASLMAG, encoded by the coding sequence GTGAGAACGCTCACGTTCACTGTGTCCGCGAGCGAAGCGGGCCAACGCCTCGACAAGCTCGTAGTGGCGCGTTCCGAGCTCGGCCGTCGCCGGGTGGCGGAGTTATTTGCCGCAGGCCAGGTGGTCGTGGGCGGGCGGCGCACGCCGAAGGGCGAGCCGGCGCGCGAAGGCGACGAGATCACCATCACCTTCGACTCTGACGATCGACCAAGCCCCGAGCCCGACGCGCGCCTTGCCGTACGGCTCGAGCGACCGGAGCTCGTGATCGTGGCGAAGCCGGCTGGGCAGCCCAGCGCGCCGCTTCGAGGCGAGAGCGGAACCCTCGCGGGAGCCGTGCTGGGACACTACCCGGAGACGGCGGACATTGGTCACTCACCCCGCGAGCCCGGACTTCTGCATCGCCTCGACACCCAGACCTCGGGCCTGGTCGTCGTCGCGCGCAGCGCGGACGCCTTCGACCGCCTCCACAACGCCCTTCGGTCGGGCAAGATGACGAAGCGCTACCTGGCCATCGTCAGCTCCGAAGGCCTGCAGGAGCAAGGCATCATCGACGCCCCGATCGCGCCGGACCGCAAGAACCCGAAGCGGGTCCTCGTCGCCGACGCACTGGCACACAAGACCGGCAAGAACCGGGCTCGACCCGCGTTGACCCAGTGGAAAGTGGTGCGAACGGAGGGTCCATGCGCGCTGCTCGAGGTCACCGTTTCGCGCGCGCTTCGCCATCAGATCCGCGCACACCTGGCCTCGATTGGGCGGCCCATCGCCGGCGACGCAACCTACGGCGGCCCCCCGGCTGCGGTGCTCGGCGAGCGCCACGCACTGCACGCGAGTTACATCGCTTGGGCGGGCGACGACACCATCGCGGGTTTCACCCTGGAAGAACCCTTGCCGGAAGACATGGCGAGCCTGATGGCGGGCTGA
- a CDS encoding NAD(P)/FAD-dependent oxidoreductase, translating to MSRTRNVEVLIVGAGPAGSATALFLAHVAPELTDRVLVLEKEHFPREKFCAGGVGARADKLLGSIGVRVDVPSVWLDGIAFRAMGHTTTVREPGIGRVVRRIEFDHELVRVARSRGVQVEEGVRVLSLSRVQSGYELETSAGPIKARVVIGADGVQSVVRRAMGLSAARYRAQAIEVDTEPVESDLPRDVILFDASRRELPGYYWDFPTLVDGREMIVRGVYLLRRTDEPAEVEINAVLADELALRGIDLTKLKKKRYAELAFDPHLPASRPHVLLVGEAAGIDPVTGEGIAQAIFYGATAARYLASRIRGRDFAFEDWPSTIRRNAIGRDLITRTLGVPLFYGPPRANVEAFLLDSPDFIRIGAQHFGGKTWSKAALLRAGGRAVVHTARYLIGRTPAPPAASAGEESD from the coding sequence TTGTCTCGCACTAGAAACGTCGAAGTCCTGATCGTGGGTGCCGGCCCGGCGGGGTCGGCCACCGCGCTCTTTCTGGCCCACGTGGCGCCGGAGCTCACCGATCGCGTCCTGGTGCTGGAGAAAGAGCACTTCCCGAGAGAGAAATTCTGCGCGGGTGGTGTGGGGGCCCGGGCCGACAAGCTGCTCGGCTCGATCGGCGTCCGTGTGGACGTGCCGAGTGTGTGGCTGGACGGGATCGCGTTTCGCGCGATGGGTCACACGACCACGGTGCGCGAGCCGGGGATCGGCCGAGTCGTGCGGCGCATCGAGTTCGACCACGAGCTCGTCAGGGTGGCGCGGAGCCGCGGAGTGCAGGTCGAAGAGGGCGTGCGTGTGCTCTCGCTGTCGCGGGTCCAGTCGGGATACGAGCTCGAGACGTCGGCGGGACCCATCAAGGCCCGAGTGGTCATTGGCGCCGACGGTGTCCAGAGTGTGGTGCGCCGAGCGATGGGGCTCTCTGCCGCGCGATACCGGGCACAAGCCATCGAGGTGGACACCGAGCCGGTGGAGTCGGATCTGCCCCGCGACGTGATCTTGTTCGACGCAAGTCGCCGGGAACTGCCCGGCTATTACTGGGACTTCCCGACGCTGGTCGACGGCAGGGAGATGATCGTGCGCGGTGTGTATCTCCTGCGCCGAACCGACGAGCCGGCCGAGGTGGAGATCAACGCGGTCCTCGCCGACGAGCTCGCGCTCCGCGGTATCGATCTCACGAAGCTCAAGAAGAAGCGCTACGCCGAGCTGGCCTTCGACCCGCACCTGCCTGCATCGCGCCCGCACGTGCTCTTGGTCGGGGAGGCTGCCGGTATCGACCCGGTCACGGGAGAGGGGATCGCTCAGGCCATCTTCTACGGTGCGACGGCAGCCCGGTATCTGGCTTCGCGGATCCGCGGACGCGACTTCGCCTTCGAGGACTGGCCGTCGACCATTCGCCGCAACGCCATCGGACGCGACCTCATCACGCGCACGCTGGGAGTCCCGCTGTTTTATGGACCTCCGCGCGCCAACGTCGAGGCGTTCCTGCTCGACTCCCCCGACTTCATTCGCATCGGCGCCCAGCACTTTGGAGGCAAGACGTGGTCGAAGGCGGCGCTGCTTCGTGCCGGCGGTCGTGCGGTCGTACACACCGCGCGCTACCTGATCGGGCGCACCCCGGCGCCACCGGCGGCGTCGGCGGGCGAGGAGTCCGACTGA
- the dnaK gene encoding molecular chaperone DnaK translates to MGKIIGIDLGTTNSVVAVMEGKEPKVIVNEEGARLTPSVVAFDEKGEILVGTIAKRQAVTNPENTVYSAKRFIGRRFDEVAQEMKRVPFKVVSGKNGDVGIESRGKVMAPPEIAAKVLQKLKKAAEDYLGEKVTEAVITVPAYFNDAQRQATKDAGKIAGLEVRRIINEPTAAALAYGLDSKRNEVIAVYDFGGGTFDISILEVGDNVVQVIATNGDTHLGGDDIDHLIMEWLIAEFRKDTGIDIAADKMVIQRLKDAAEQAKIELSNKMETTINLPFLTADASGPKHLQKQLNRSRLEQMIAPLVERSMEPLKKALDDAKKKPSDINEIVLVGGSTRIPLVQETVKKFFGKDPHKGVNPDEVVAIGAAVQGGVLGGEVQDVVLLDVTPLSLGVETLGGVMTVMIPRNTTIPTQKKEVYSTASDGQTSVEIHVLQGERAESRYNRTLGKFHLEGLPPAPRGIPKVEVTFDIDANGILAVTAKDMATGKDQRITITANSGISDDEIGRMVKEAGEHEAEDKRRREEIERRNKLDNLCYTLEKQISENKDKLQGTDVSSLEGLIKEGRGAIEKQDDEKVQDVLGRLEKEAYAMASKLYESAGAGAGGAGAPAGDGAAGGPAPGGDGKKKGDVIDAEFEETN, encoded by the coding sequence ATGGGCAAGATTATCGGTATCGATCTCGGAACGACGAACAGCGTCGTCGCTGTGATGGAGGGCAAGGAGCCCAAGGTCATCGTCAACGAAGAGGGGGCTCGCCTCACTCCTTCGGTCGTGGCCTTCGACGAGAAGGGGGAGATCCTCGTCGGCACCATCGCCAAGCGTCAGGCCGTGACGAACCCCGAGAACACGGTGTACTCGGCCAAGCGCTTCATCGGTCGACGCTTCGACGAGGTCGCGCAGGAGATGAAGCGGGTTCCGTTCAAGGTCGTGAGCGGCAAGAACGGCGACGTTGGCATCGAGTCACGCGGCAAGGTGATGGCCCCGCCGGAGATTGCGGCCAAGGTCTTGCAGAAGCTGAAGAAGGCGGCCGAGGACTACCTCGGCGAGAAGGTGACGGAGGCGGTCATCACCGTTCCGGCGTACTTCAACGACGCCCAGCGGCAGGCGACCAAGGACGCCGGCAAGATTGCCGGCCTCGAGGTGCGCCGGATCATCAACGAACCCACGGCGGCCGCGCTCGCCTATGGTCTGGACAGCAAACGCAACGAGGTCATCGCCGTCTACGACTTCGGCGGCGGCACCTTCGACATCTCGATCCTCGAGGTGGGCGACAACGTGGTGCAGGTCATCGCGACCAACGGTGACACCCATCTGGGTGGCGACGACATCGACCACCTGATCATGGAGTGGCTGATCGCCGAGTTCCGCAAGGACACCGGGATCGACATTGCGGCCGACAAGATGGTCATCCAGCGCCTCAAGGACGCGGCGGAGCAGGCCAAGATCGAGCTGTCCAACAAGATGGAAACCACGATCAACCTGCCCTTCCTCACCGCCGACGCCAGCGGCCCGAAGCACCTGCAGAAGCAGCTCAATCGTTCGCGGCTGGAGCAGATGATCGCGCCTCTCGTCGAGCGCTCGATGGAGCCGCTCAAGAAGGCGCTCGACGACGCCAAGAAGAAGCCGAGCGACATCAACGAGATCGTGCTCGTCGGCGGGTCGACCCGCATTCCACTGGTCCAAGAGACGGTGAAGAAGTTCTTCGGCAAAGATCCCCACAAGGGTGTGAACCCCGACGAGGTCGTGGCAATCGGTGCCGCGGTTCAGGGTGGGGTTCTCGGTGGCGAGGTGCAGGACGTCGTATTGCTCGACGTCACCCCGCTCAGCCTCGGCGTCGAGACGCTGGGCGGTGTGATGACGGTGATGATTCCGCGCAACACGACCATCCCGACTCAGAAGAAGGAGGTCTACTCCACCGCCAGTGACGGTCAGACCAGCGTCGAGATCCACGTGCTCCAGGGTGAGCGCGCCGAGTCGCGTTACAACCGTACTCTCGGCAAGTTCCACCTCGAAGGTCTCCCGCCCGCCCCGCGTGGCATTCCCAAGGTCGAGGTCACCTTCGACATCGACGCGAACGGGATTCTCGCGGTTACTGCCAAGGACATGGCCACCGGCAAAGATCAGCGCATCACCATCACCGCGAACAGCGGGATCAGCGACGATGAGATCGGTCGCATGGTGAAGGAGGCCGGCGAACACGAGGCCGAGGACAAACGCCGGCGCGAAGAGATCGAGCGGCGTAACAAGCTCGATAACCTGTGTTACACGCTGGAGAAGCAGATCAGCGAGAACAAGGACAAACTCCAGGGAACCGACGTCTCCAGTCTCGAGGGGCTGATCAAGGAAGGCCGCGGGGCGATCGAGAAACAGGACGACGAGAAGGTGCAGGACGTGCTCGGGCGCCTCGAGAAGGAGGCCTACGCCATGGCCAGCAAGCTCTACGAGTCGGCGGGCGCCGGCGCTGGTGGGGCGGGTGCTCCGGCGGGTGATGGCGCGGCCGGTGGCCCTGCTCCCGGTGGAGACGGCAAGAAGAAGGGCGACGTGATCGACGCGGAGTTCGAGGAAACGAACTGA
- a CDS encoding S1 family peptidase → MKRSLVASAALVFVFSGCANAPEPEPGTLTNQSANAIKGGAADFDDVNVVGMFAMNGGMCSGTLIAPNLVLTARHCVSKLTPDLNGAVQCGVSQFGATYAGTGFFVSTDQALSQKGNWFKGAEVRVPEDGTGACGYDVALLILSEKVDVTPRVPRIDVPATAGEPYTAVGYGQQDDNGGWSGGTRMVLGGLNVVCGAGECPGQSIEFTEFLGDTGICQGDSGGPALDAAGKVIGVVSRGGQGCTTPIYGSVSSWSDFIIKTALDAAAQGGYEPPFWALTGKSDPEQQPPAGTGGAGGSSGGNPQGQSCGAGQACPTGYQCYAEGPVESATCAAQCSAANPCAGGFECNSLGVCSAAAAAPNGNPESSSDSGGCSLGGERGPAKPVPWVFALLGACASLLRRRRA, encoded by the coding sequence ATGAAACGTTCCCTCGTTGCTTCCGCTGCCCTCGTGTTCGTGTTTTCGGGTTGTGCCAACGCTCCGGAGCCGGAGCCCGGTACGCTCACCAATCAGAGCGCGAACGCCATCAAGGGCGGCGCAGCGGACTTCGACGACGTGAACGTCGTGGGCATGTTCGCCATGAACGGCGGCATGTGTAGCGGCACTCTGATCGCTCCCAATCTGGTGTTGACCGCCCGCCATTGTGTCTCGAAGCTCACGCCCGATCTGAACGGCGCGGTGCAGTGCGGTGTCTCGCAGTTCGGCGCGACCTACGCGGGAACCGGCTTCTTCGTCTCGACGGACCAGGCCCTCTCACAGAAGGGTAACTGGTTCAAGGGTGCCGAGGTCCGCGTGCCGGAGGACGGCACGGGTGCTTGCGGCTATGACGTTGCGTTGCTCATCCTGTCCGAGAAGGTCGACGTGACGCCGCGCGTGCCGCGCATCGACGTCCCGGCGACCGCCGGTGAGCCGTACACCGCCGTGGGTTACGGGCAGCAGGACGACAACGGCGGCTGGAGCGGCGGCACACGCATGGTGCTGGGCGGGCTCAACGTGGTCTGTGGAGCGGGCGAGTGTCCCGGCCAGAGCATCGAGTTCACGGAATTCCTGGGCGACACCGGGATTTGCCAGGGTGACTCCGGCGGGCCCGCCCTCGATGCCGCGGGCAAGGTCATCGGTGTCGTGTCGCGCGGCGGCCAGGGCTGCACGACTCCGATCTACGGCTCGGTCTCGTCGTGGAGCGACTTCATCATCAAGACGGCCCTGGATGCCGCCGCACAAGGTGGCTACGAGCCGCCGTTCTGGGCGCTGACGGGCAAGAGTGACCCCGAACAGCAGCCGCCTGCGGGCACGGGTGGCGCCGGCGGTTCCAGTGGCGGCAACCCACAGGGGCAATCCTGTGGGGCGGGCCAGGCTTGTCCGACCGGTTATCAGTGTTACGCGGAAGGTCCGGTCGAGAGCGCGACCTGCGCGGCCCAGTGCAGCGCCGCCAACCCCTGTGCCGGCGGGTTCGAGTGCAACTCGCTGGGAGTGTGCAGCGCTGCCGCCGCAGCACCCAACGGCAACCCGGAGAGCTCCAGCGATAGTGGCGGGTGCTCCCTGGGCGGCGAGCGCGGCCCGGCGAAACCGGTGCCGTGGGTGTTCGCGCTCCTGGGTGCTTGTGCCTCACTGCTGCGCCGCCGGCGCGCGTGA
- a CDS encoding SUMF1/EgtB/PvdO family nonheme iron enzyme has translation MRRIPAAALFALGVAALSLAPTPRADARPRTGPPRANACPPEMLRAGSFCIDRWEASLVDAKTERPLSPYYPAQPKALARVREVWLIERERTGDPGARAMPLPELPEAQLGSAFEARAVSRPGVVPHGYLTYHVAKSACSLAHKRLCTEDEWVSACKGRAATKFPYGAHYAPGRCNIHRNVHPAQVLHDNASMGLNDPRLNLVVEAGTDPLLHLTGASAGCTSAWDDGALYDMVGNLDEWIDDPSGVFVGGFYARSTSKGCDAKISGHAPAYYDYSTGTRCCRDPG, from the coding sequence ATGCGCAGGATTCCGGCGGCCGCACTGTTCGCGCTCGGGGTCGCGGCGCTCAGTCTGGCGCCGACACCGCGCGCCGACGCTCGCCCGCGAACCGGACCGCCGCGCGCTAACGCGTGTCCGCCCGAGATGCTCCGGGCCGGAAGCTTCTGCATCGACCGCTGGGAGGCGTCGCTCGTCGATGCCAAGACTGAGCGGCCGCTCTCCCCCTACTACCCGGCGCAGCCCAAGGCCCTCGCCCGCGTGCGGGAGGTGTGGCTCATCGAGCGCGAACGCACGGGTGATCCGGGAGCCCGCGCCATGCCGCTGCCCGAGCTTCCGGAGGCCCAGCTCGGTTCCGCCTTCGAAGCGCGGGCGGTGTCTCGGCCGGGCGTCGTGCCGCACGGGTACTTGACCTATCACGTCGCCAAGAGCGCCTGCTCGCTCGCGCACAAGCGCCTGTGCACCGAAGATGAGTGGGTCAGCGCCTGCAAGGGCCGCGCGGCGACGAAGTTTCCGTACGGCGCTCACTACGCGCCCGGTCGCTGTAACATCCACCGCAACGTGCACCCAGCGCAGGTGCTACACGACAACGCATCGATGGGCCTCAACGACCCGCGGCTCAACCTGGTCGTCGAGGCCGGCACGGACCCGCTCCTCCACCTGACCGGTGCGAGTGCGGGGTGCACGAGCGCCTGGGACGACGGTGCGCTCTACGACATGGTGGGCAACCTCGACGAGTGGATCGATGACCCGAGCGGCGTGTTCGTGGGTGGGTTCTACGCCCGCTCCACCAGCAAGGGCTGTGACGCCAAGATCAGCGGCCATGCCCCGGCTTATTACGACTATTCGACGGGCACACGCTGCTGCCGCGATCCGGGCTGA
- a CDS encoding protein-L-isoaspartate(D-aspartate) O-methyltransferase → MLRAISAAAAPRDPRVLDAFRRIPRHEFVPDSLRSSAYEDRALPIGDDQTISQPSMIAIMLEALECEPHSRVLEVGAGSGYAAALLSCLAEHVDAIEIRPDLAARARETLQRIGIENVSVHVGDGSLGLPDRAPFDRILVSAAPSRIPPALLAQLAPNGRIAIPVGDLRRQTLVIGRRVGDGPIELTENIGCVFVPLVEATS, encoded by the coding sequence ATGCTGCGCGCCATTTCGGCGGCAGCAGCCCCGCGCGATCCCCGCGTGCTCGACGCATTCCGTCGCATCCCGCGCCACGAGTTCGTACCCGATTCCCTGCGCTCCAGCGCCTACGAAGACCGCGCGCTCCCCATCGGCGACGACCAGACCATCAGCCAGCCGTCGATGATCGCAATCATGCTCGAGGCGCTCGAGTGTGAGCCGCACTCACGTGTGCTCGAGGTAGGCGCCGGGTCCGGCTACGCCGCCGCGCTGCTCTCGTGTCTAGCGGAGCATGTCGACGCCATCGAGATCCGCCCTGACCTCGCCGCCCGCGCCCGCGAAACCCTGCAACGCATCGGGATCGAAAACGTGAGTGTACACGTTGGCGACGGCAGCCTGGGGCTGCCCGATCGGGCGCCGTTCGATCGCATCCTGGTATCGGCCGCGCCGAGCCGAATCCCGCCAGCTCTGCTGGCACAGCTCGCGCCGAACGGGCGGATCGCAATCCCGGTGGGTGATCTCCGGAGGCAGACCCTGGTGATCGGTCGTCGAGTGGGCGACGGTCCGATCGAGCTCACCGAGAACATCGGCTGCGTGTTCGTACCGCTGGTCGAAGCGACCAGCTGA
- a CDS encoding YqgE/AlgH family protein — MSVLAPGLLVAAPPLGDPNFDRSVVLLAAHGPDGAFGWVVNGREVMTVPELLMRTDITEHPIDVPGLVRVGGPVAREQVWLLYRTEERFADMEGQFDVGPGITACASKSALEEVAKGNSPRSLVGLLGYAGWAPDQLENEIRAGAWLPTDVHPAVVFDVASDEVWADAYRRIGATPMSFTTRTVGKA; from the coding sequence ATGTCCGTCCTCGCCCCTGGTCTACTCGTGGCCGCGCCACCCCTGGGCGACCCGAATTTCGACCGCTCGGTGGTCTTGCTGGCTGCCCACGGTCCCGACGGAGCTTTTGGCTGGGTCGTGAACGGTCGAGAGGTGATGACCGTGCCCGAGCTGCTCATGCGCACCGATATCACCGAGCATCCGATCGACGTGCCGGGTCTGGTGCGGGTCGGAGGACCCGTCGCGCGCGAGCAGGTCTGGCTCCTCTACCGGACCGAAGAGCGCTTCGCCGACATGGAAGGGCAGTTCGACGTCGGCCCGGGCATCACTGCGTGTGCCTCCAAGAGCGCACTCGAGGAGGTGGCAAAAGGAAACTCGCCGCGCAGCCTCGTGGGACTCCTCGGCTACGCAGGCTGGGCGCCAGACCAGCTGGAGAACGAGATCCGCGCCGGAGCGTGGCTGCCCACGGACGTGCATCCCGCTGTCGTCTTCGACGTTGCCAGCGACGAGGTGTGGGCGGACGCTTACCGTAGGATTGGAGCCACCCCGATGTCCTTCACGACGCGCACCGTCGGCAAGGCGTGA
- the amrB gene encoding AmmeMemoRadiSam system protein B — protein sequence MTPSVRQPAVAGRFYPNDPERLEDIVQKSLAAPEVEPVEARMLMAPHAGYVYSGAIAGATYARVLVPATAVVLCPNHTGQGDRRSLWSGGAWSFPGFSLKVDAELAASIADHAALHPDTLAHLREHAVEVQLPFLRARRRDVMVVPVCLGRLSAPECRDVGVGIARALRERERASGESVLLVASSDMSHYLPADTARRLDMLALERVLQLDPDGLHALVEREDLSMCGYVPTAVGLWAARELGASSAELVCYGNSGEVSGDLSEVVGYAGVVVR from the coding sequence ATGACGCCATCGGTTCGTCAGCCGGCGGTCGCTGGTCGTTTCTATCCGAACGATCCCGAACGGCTCGAAGACATCGTGCAGAAGAGCCTCGCTGCTCCCGAGGTCGAGCCGGTCGAGGCGCGCATGCTGATGGCCCCGCACGCGGGTTACGTGTACAGCGGCGCGATTGCCGGGGCGACCTACGCGCGCGTGCTCGTGCCGGCGACCGCCGTCGTGCTGTGTCCGAATCACACTGGCCAAGGAGATCGGCGCTCTCTGTGGTCAGGTGGGGCGTGGTCATTCCCAGGATTTTCCCTAAAGGTCGATGCCGAGCTCGCGGCGTCGATCGCCGACCACGCGGCGCTCCACCCCGACACCCTCGCGCACCTCCGGGAGCACGCGGTCGAGGTGCAGTTGCCGTTCTTGCGAGCGCGTCGGCGCGACGTGATGGTGGTACCGGTTTGTCTCGGTCGGCTGAGCGCACCGGAGTGCCGAGACGTCGGCGTCGGCATTGCGCGCGCGCTGCGCGAGCGAGAGCGGGCGAGTGGAGAGTCGGTGCTGCTCGTGGCGAGCAGTGACATGTCGCACTACCTGCCAGCGGACACAGCACGGCGCCTCGACATGCTGGCCCTCGAGCGCGTGCTTCAGCTCGACCCCGACGGGCTGCACGCGCTGGTCGAGCGCGAGGACCTCTCGATGTGTGGTTACGTGCCGACGGCGGTCGGCCTCTGGGCTGCACGGGAGCTCGGCGCGAGCTCCGCCGAACTGGTGTGTTACGGCAACTCCGGTGAGGTTTCCGGGGACCTGAGCGAGGTCGTCGGCTACGCCGGCGTCGTAGTGCGCTAG